A genomic segment from Halonatronomonas betaini encodes:
- a CDS encoding GIY-YIG nuclease family protein, which translates to MEEFDFDSGIYILEIFKHKPGRIEVGALGKIAFPAGYYYYIGTAQKNLNSRIKRYLEGPERLHWHIDYFLLEANVQNVYAWPLDKDYECEIADALLELEDIEVIEAGLGSSDCNCKTHLLFKEEPFNDLEEYISGEVIV; encoded by the coding sequence ATGGAGGAGTTTGACTTTGATTCAGGTATTTATATCCTGGAAATATTTAAACATAAACCAGGCAGGATTGAAGTTGGTGCTTTAGGTAAGATTGCATTTCCAGCTGGTTACTATTATTATATAGGTACTGCCCAGAAAAATTTGAATTCCAGAATAAAAAGGTATCTGGAAGGCCCGGAAAGATTGCACTGGCATATCGATTATTTTTTACTGGAAGCTAATGTGCAGAATGTTTATGCCTGGCCCTTAGATAAAGATTATGAATGCGAAATAGCTGATGCTCTTTTAGAACTAGAAGATATTGAAGTTATAGAAGCTGGTTTAGGATCCAGTGATTGTAATTGTAAGACTCATTTATTATTTAAAGAAGAACCATTTAATGATTTAGAAGAATATATATCAGGAGAAGTGATTGTTTAA
- the hisD gene encoding histidinol dehydrogenase, protein MEKINLPGDRKRLEDFLQNKKVDYAGELMENVNSIIEDVVNEGDKALFDFTEKYDGVKLERLSVDKSFLKTSEIDEELLDSLKVAKRRLIDYSKSQLDKSWYKRNENGGFVGEQITPIERVGLYIPGGRAAYPSSVLMTAVPALVAGVNEIVAVSPPGKDGKINPTVARTLDLCGIDEVYSIGGAQAIAALAYGTETIKRVDKIVGPGNKYVTMAKKLVFGQVDIDMLAGPSEVLVIADETAAPDAIASDLLAQAEHDPEARVVLITAEDDIIMEVEDELEKQLEMLKTKETARSSLENYGLIIKVGNLDEAIKASNEIAPEHLELIVNDSLKYIERIKHAGSIFIGKWTPEVAGDYLAGPNHVLPTSGTARFSSPLSVNDFVKSSSLIYFTEEELRNTFTDIERIAESEGLPAHASAARIRLESTGDKND, encoded by the coding sequence ATGGAGAAGATAAATTTACCAGGTGACAGAAAAAGATTAGAGGATTTTTTGCAAAACAAGAAGGTTGATTATGCTGGAGAATTAATGGAAAATGTAAATAGTATAATAGAGGATGTTGTTAATGAGGGCGATAAGGCGTTATTTGATTTCACAGAAAAGTATGATGGCGTTAAACTAGAAAGATTGAGTGTTGATAAAAGTTTTCTAAAAACTTCTGAAATAGATGAGGAATTATTGGACTCTCTCAAAGTGGCTAAAAGAAGATTGATTGATTACTCAAAAAGTCAGCTAGATAAGAGCTGGTATAAGAGAAATGAAAATGGTGGCTTTGTTGGTGAACAGATTACTCCAATTGAAAGGGTAGGGCTATATATTCCAGGGGGAAGGGCAGCTTATCCCAGTTCTGTCCTGATGACTGCTGTACCAGCTCTGGTAGCTGGTGTTAATGAGATTGTTGCTGTATCTCCACCAGGTAAAGATGGCAAGATAAATCCAACTGTTGCTAGAACTTTAGATTTATGTGGGATTGATGAAGTTTATTCTATTGGTGGAGCCCAGGCCATCGCAGCTTTAGCTTATGGTACAGAGACCATAAAAAGAGTTGATAAAATAGTTGGTCCAGGCAATAAGTATGTCACTATGGCTAAAAAGTTAGTCTTTGGCCAGGTTGATATAGATATGCTTGCTGGTCCCAGTGAGGTGCTGGTGATTGCTGATGAAACAGCTGCTCCAGATGCAATTGCTTCTGATTTGTTGGCCCAGGCCGAGCACGATCCAGAAGCAAGAGTTGTTTTAATTACGGCTGAAGATGATATTATTATGGAAGTTGAGGATGAGCTGGAAAAACAGCTTGAAATGTTAAAGACAAAAGAAACTGCAAGGAGTTCTCTTGAGAATTATGGTTTAATAATAAAAGTTGGGAATTTAGATGAAGCTATAAAAGCAAGTAATGAAATTGCTCCAGAACATTTAGAGCTGATTGTAAATGATTCTTTGAAATATATTGAAAGAATAAAACATGCGGGATCTATTTTTATTGGAAAGTGGACACCAGAGGTCGCCGGAGATTATTTAGCAGGCCCCAATCATGTCTTGCCTACTTCAGGGACTGCCAGGTTTTCTTCTCCTCTTTCCGTAAATGATTTTGTAAAGAGTTCCAGTCTGATCTATTTTACTGAAGAAGAGTTAAGGAATACGTTTACAGATATTGAAAGGATTGCAGAGTCAGAAGGTTTGCCTGCTCATGCCAGTGCTGCTAGAATCAGGCTGGAAAGTACTGGTGATAAAAATGATTAA
- the hisC gene encoding histidinol-phosphate transaminase gives MIKLSSNENPYPLTDEVAKEVNRLAVEVAYNRYPDKTYIELRKALAGYTGFPADQIIAGNGSDELILLSLLEYGGRDSVMISPAPTFGMYSHYASVTETEIMEVPYKLEAEFLFPEDKIMELASKYDDGIIFLCYPNNPTGERFSLSWLAKLLAETELMVVVDEAYYEFSGKTAIDLINNNQNLIVLRTLSKAFGLAGLRVGYLMANKPVIDGLNEIRSPYNISNYSAKIAVALLGFEDEYRKQWIEMRSERIKLEEFLKKHDSINAFHSEGNFILFKTDNDEEEIKDKLLERNIMIRYWDNLDTLGKALRVSVGMPEENELFKEEITSILEGV, from the coding sequence ATGATTAAATTATCATCTAATGAGAATCCATACCCATTAACTGATGAGGTGGCAAAAGAAGTAAATAGACTTGCCGTTGAAGTTGCTTATAACAGGTATCCTGATAAGACTTATATTGAATTACGAAAGGCATTAGCTGGATATACTGGTTTTCCAGCAGATCAAATTATTGCCGGTAATGGTTCTGATGAATTGATTTTATTAAGTTTATTAGAGTATGGCGGAAGAGATAGTGTTATGATATCCCCGGCTCCTACCTTTGGAATGTATAGCCATTATGCCAGTGTTACTGAAACGGAGATTATGGAAGTGCCTTATAAGCTTGAAGCTGAATTTTTGTTTCCAGAGGATAAAATTATGGAGCTTGCCAGCAAGTATGATGATGGAATTATATTTTTATGTTATCCGAATAACCCGACCGGTGAAAGATTTTCTCTGAGCTGGCTGGCTAAACTTTTAGCCGAGACTGAATTAATGGTAGTAGTTGATGAAGCCTATTATGAGTTTTCTGGAAAGACTGCAATAGACTTAATAAATAATAATCAAAATCTAATAGTTTTAAGAACCCTCTCTAAAGCATTTGGGCTGGCAGGCCTTAGAGTTGGTTATTTAATGGCCAATAAACCTGTAATAGATGGGTTGAATGAGATTAGATCTCCTTATAATATAAGCAATTATAGTGCTAAAATAGCAGTTGCTTTATTAGGTTTTGAAGATGAATATAGAAAACAGTGGATAGAGATGAGAAGTGAAAGAATCAAACTGGAAGAGTTTTTGAAAAAACATGATAGCATTAATGCCTTTCATTCTGAGGGCAACTTCATTTTATTTAAAACTGATAATGATGAGGAAGAGATTAAAGATAAATTATTGGAAAGAAATATTATGATAAGATACTGGGATAACCTTGATACATTAGGAAAAGCTTTAAGGGTGAGTGTTGGGATGCCTGAAGAAAATGAACTGTTTAAAGAGGAGATAACGTCAATTTTAGAGGGGGTTTAA
- the hisA gene encoding 1-(5-phosphoribosyl)-5-[(5-phosphoribosylamino)methylideneamino]imidazole-4-carboxamide isomerase yields MIVIPAIDIIDGKAVRLTKGDYDREEVMDLDPAARAKSFKEDGASEIHIVDLDGAKAGEPVNQDLIEEICSIPGLKSQIGGGIRNYQFAEEYLKFADAVVIGTAAIKNPVLPVSLAEEYGSGRVIVGLDARDGKIALSGWEEDTEIQVEEVIEDFISKGINRFIYTDIDKDGMLEGPNFEYIERLLSYGVEITASGGITTLDDLKKLDSIGVKRAIVGKAIYKGIIDVEKIWQEGL; encoded by the coding sequence ATGATAGTAATTCCAGCGATTGATATTATAGATGGTAAAGCAGTCAGATTAACAAAGGGTGATTATGATAGAGAGGAAGTAATGGATTTGGATCCTGCTGCCAGGGCTAAAAGTTTTAAAGAAGATGGAGCTAGTGAAATCCATATAGTTGACCTGGATGGAGCTAAGGCAGGGGAACCGGTTAACCAGGATTTAATAGAAGAGATCTGTTCAATACCTGGCCTGAAAAGCCAGATAGGCGGCGGAATTAGAAATTATCAGTTTGCAGAAGAATATTTAAAATTTGCAGATGCTGTCGTAATTGGGACTGCGGCTATTAAGAATCCTGTGTTGCCTGTGAGTTTAGCTGAGGAGTATGGCAGTGGAAGGGTTATAGTCGGTTTAGATGCTAGAGATGGTAAGATAGCCCTTTCAGGCTGGGAAGAGGATACTGAGATTCAGGTTGAAGAGGTTATTGAAGATTTTATCAGCAAAGGAATTAATAGATTTATTTATACTGATATTGATAAAGATGGGATGCTTGAAGGGCCTAACTTTGAATATATTGAGAGATTGTTGAGTTACGGAGTTGAAATTACAGCATCTGGAGGTATTACTACTTTAGATGATCTAAAAAAGTTAGATTCGATTGGAGTTAAAAGGGCAATAGTTGGTAAAGCAATTTATAAAGGTATAATTGACGTGGAAAAAATCTGGCAGGAGGGATTGTAA
- the hisB gene encoding imidazoleglycerol-phosphate dehydratase HisB translates to MVKLERNTNETSIVLELDLFGEGDYDINTGIGFFDHMLELWCKHGFIDLKLKAEGDLEVDKHHTVEDIGILLGQAMNKQLGQRGGITRFGDFTLPMDEVLVQAVVDLGGRSYYRSNLESDRTEINGFPIELVDEFFRALTSNGCLNLHLVVIRNGNAHHLIEGAFKAFARSIDQALRPDDRLEGRPLSTKGSLGESGRH, encoded by the coding sequence ATGGTTAAGTTAGAAAGGAATACAAATGAAACTTCTATTGTGTTAGAACTGGATTTATTTGGCGAAGGAGATTATGATATAAATACCGGGATTGGATTTTTTGATCATATGCTTGAACTCTGGTGCAAACATGGTTTTATTGATTTAAAGCTTAAGGCAGAAGGTGACCTTGAAGTTGATAAGCACCATACAGTTGAAGATATTGGGATTTTACTTGGTCAGGCGATGAATAAACAGTTAGGCCAGCGAGGAGGTATCACCAGGTTTGGAGATTTTACTCTGCCTATGGATGAAGTTTTAGTTCAGGCAGTTGTTGATCTTGGAGGAAGGTCATATTATAGGAGCAATCTAGAATCAGATAGAACAGAGATAAATGGCTTTCCAATTGAATTGGTTGATGAATTTTTTAGGGCTCTAACCAGCAATGGTTGTTTAAATCTTCATTTAGTGGTGATAAGAAATGGTAATGCCCATCACCTGATTGAGGGAGCTTTTAAAGCATTTGCCAGGTCTATAGATCAGGCTTTAAGACCTGATGATAGATTGGAAGGCAGACCATTATCAACTAAGGGGAGCCTGGGAGAGAGTGGCAGACATTGA
- the hisH gene encoding imidazole glycerol phosphate synthase subunit HisH, whose translation MIGIIDYGAGNIGNVERAFRYLNEETSIIDNGDNISSQLSLLVLPGVGSFAAGMAGLKERDLVKPIKEFIESGRPFLGICLGLQLLFARSKESGLVSGLEFFDEECLKFDSKKIKRVPQIGWNKVETVVESKVFNELPDQYFYFVHSYYVPVIPDLTVAKADYGGQEFTAILNRKNIWGIQPHPEKSGRTGLKFLENLIGVIK comes from the coding sequence TTGATCGGAATAATTGATTATGGTGCAGGGAATATAGGTAATGTTGAAAGGGCATTTAGATACCTTAATGAAGAGACATCTATTATAGATAATGGTGATAATATTAGTAGTCAACTTTCTCTTTTAGTATTACCAGGAGTTGGTTCCTTCGCTGCAGGGATGGCAGGTCTTAAAGAGCGGGATTTAGTTAAACCAATTAAAGAATTTATAGAATCAGGTAGACCTTTTTTAGGGATCTGCCTTGGCCTGCAGCTTTTATTTGCAAGGAGCAAAGAGAGTGGTCTGGTATCAGGGTTAGAGTTTTTTGATGAAGAATGCTTGAAATTTGATTCAAAAAAGATTAAAAGAGTTCCACAGATTGGCTGGAATAAAGTTGAAACAGTTGTAGAATCAAAAGTTTTTAATGAGTTACCGGATCAATATTTTTATTTTGTCCATAGTTATTATGTGCCGGTTATTCCTGATCTAACAGTTGCTAAAGCTGATTATGGTGGCCAGGAATTTACAGCCATTCTTAATAGGAAAAATATCTGGGGAATTCAACCCCATCCTGAAAAGAGTGGCAGGACAGGATTAAAGTTTTTAGAGAATCTGATTGGAGTGATTAAATGA
- a CDS encoding ABC transporter permease, translating to MKTLLKNKQALVGIILIGLMILIAILAPRLVPQDPYAQNLFNRYQAPEGIGGEHILGTDNLGRDVFSRLIMGSRVSLLVGFIAVGISLFIGLVLGAIAGYVGGWLDEVIMRSMDVILAFPAILLAIFIVAALGPGMVNAMFAIAVVRIPSMARITRGQVLGLKEEEFVEAARAMGATNFSILFKHILVNGFAPMMVMATLGMGTAIVTEAGLSFLGLGAQPPMISWGRMLASGREALRSAPHVTTWSGIAIVLSVLGFNLLGDGLRDIFDPKLNR from the coding sequence ATGAAAACATTACTAAAAAATAAACAGGCTTTAGTTGGAATTATTTTAATTGGTTTAATGATATTAATAGCAATTTTAGCACCAAGATTGGTACCTCAGGATCCTTATGCACAGAATCTCTTTAATAGATATCAGGCTCCTGAAGGTATTGGAGGAGAACATATTTTAGGCACAGATAATTTAGGTCGAGATGTTTTTAGCAGACTGATAATGGGTTCTAGAGTTTCATTACTTGTAGGTTTTATTGCAGTTGGAATTTCACTATTTATTGGTCTGGTTTTAGGAGCTATAGCAGGTTATGTTGGTGGTTGGTTAGATGAGGTTATTATGAGATCGATGGATGTGATTCTTGCTTTCCCCGCTATTTTGCTTGCAATTTTTATTGTAGCAGCTTTAGGACCTGGTATGGTGAATGCCATGTTTGCTATTGCAGTAGTTAGAATACCGTCAATGGCCAGAATCACTAGAGGTCAGGTCTTAGGCTTAAAAGAAGAGGAGTTTGTAGAAGCTGCTAGAGCTATGGGAGCGACAAACTTTTCAATATTATTTAAGCATATACTGGTAAATGGTTTTGCTCCTATGATGGTCATGGCAACACTTGGTATGGGAACAGCTATTGTTACTGAGGCTGGCTTGAGTTTCCTAGGTTTAGGTGCTCAGCCACCTATGATCAGTTGGGGGAGAATGTTAGCTTCTGGTAGGGAAGCTTTGAGATCTGCTCCTCATGTTACGACCTGGTCTGGTATTGCAATAGTTTTATCTGTATTAGGTTTTAACCTATTAGGTGATGGTTTAAGAGATATATTTGATCCTAAATTGAATAGATAA
- a CDS encoding ABC transporter permease codes for MSKYIIRRLLYLILILIGVSLIVFMLVHLAPGDPVRIMLGEDASPAEVERLRENYGLDQPLHIQYFRWAGNVLQGDLGTSIRQRRPVTELIFARMPATFELALMGMLFSIIVAIPLGIIAAIKQSTWVDFSTMILALIGVSMPSFWIGLMLLTHLALRVDILPLFGRGPSLFVGIGSIFTTGSFMTLINSLRFLILPAISLGIIQTALLTRLTRSSMLDVLRADYIRTARSKGLGERVVVTRHALRNALLPVVTVLGIRLGAMLGGSIIIETVFAWPGVGRLIYNAISQRDFPIVQAGTLLLAVAFSLANLLVDISYAYLNPRIRYD; via the coding sequence ATGTCTAAATATATTATCAGACGTTTATTATATTTAATATTAATTTTAATTGGTGTTTCATTGATTGTTTTTATGTTAGTGCATTTAGCTCCTGGTGATCCTGTAAGAATAATGTTAGGTGAAGATGCTTCACCTGCAGAAGTTGAGAGATTGAGGGAAAATTATGGTCTGGATCAACCCTTACATATCCAGTATTTCCGCTGGGCTGGCAATGTATTACAGGGTGATTTAGGAACATCTATAAGACAAAGGAGACCAGTAACAGAATTAATTTTTGCTCGAATGCCGGCAACATTTGAACTGGCTTTAATGGGAATGCTATTTTCTATTATTGTTGCTATACCCTTAGGAATAATAGCAGCTATAAAACAATCGACATGGGTTGATTTTTCAACAATGATACTGGCTTTAATTGGAGTTTCTATGCCCAGTTTCTGGATTGGTTTAATGCTTTTAACCCATCTGGCTCTACGAGTTGACATTTTACCGTTATTTGGTAGGGGGCCATCACTATTTGTTGGAATTGGTAGCATTTTTACAACTGGTAGTTTTATGACACTTATAAATTCTCTTAGATTTTTGATATTACCAGCGATCTCATTAGGGATTATTCAGACTGCTCTTTTAACCCGTTTAACCAGGTCCAGTATGTTAGATGTTTTAAGAGCTGATTATATAAGAACTGCTCGTTCTAAAGGATTAGGAGAAAGAGTTGTAGTAACTAGACATGCTTTAAGAAATGCTCTCCTCCCTGTAGTTACAGTACTTGGTATTAGATTAGGTGCTATGCTTGGTGGCTCAATTATTATTGAAACTGTTTTTGCCTGGCCTGGAGTAGGTAGATTAATTTATAATGCTATCTCGCAGCGAGATTTTCCAATAGTTCAGGCAGGTACTTTATTACTGGCTGTAGCATTTTCACTGGCTAATTTATTAGTTGATATTAGCTATGCTTATCTCAATCCAAGGATACGTTATGATTGA
- the hisIE gene encoding bifunctional phosphoribosyl-AMP cyclohydrolase/phosphoribosyl-ATP diphosphatase HisIE: MGLEKFNTEEFLDKVDFDNRGLVPAILQDIYTGQVLMLAYMNKESINKTVETGRATFYSRSREDLWLKGETSGNYQEVKEISLDCDGDSILLKVKPAGPACHTGNKSCFYREFYRDADVSGWEIIYKLEDIIKSRKINLPENSYTTSLFKAGNKKIGQKVGEEAVETVIAALAEPERLAEETADLIYHLIVLLVDSGLSIKDIQKELIARY; the protein is encoded by the coding sequence TTGGGATTAGAAAAATTTAATACTGAGGAGTTTTTGGATAAGGTCGATTTTGATAATAGAGGCCTTGTACCTGCTATTTTACAGGATATATATACTGGCCAGGTATTAATGCTGGCATATATGAATAAAGAATCGATAAATAAAACTGTTGAAACAGGGAGAGCTACTTTTTATAGCAGATCTAGAGAGGACCTCTGGCTTAAAGGTGAGACTTCAGGTAATTATCAGGAAGTTAAAGAGATATCCCTTGATTGTGATGGTGATAGTATTTTGCTTAAAGTTAAACCAGCAGGACCAGCCTGCCATACTGGGAATAAAAGTTGTTTTTATCGGGAATTTTATAGAGATGCTGATGTTTCAGGCTGGGAGATTATTTATAAGTTAGAGGATATCATTAAATCTAGGAAGATTAATCTGCCAGAGAATTCCTATACAACTTCATTATTTAAAGCTGGCAATAAAAAGATAGGGCAAAAAGTTGGCGAGGAAGCTGTTGAGACTGTAATAGCTGCCCTGGCAGAACCGGAAAGGCTGGCAGAGGAGACTGCTGATTTAATTTATCATCTGATTGTTCTTTTAGTAGATTCAGGTTTAAGCATAAAAGATATTCAAAAAGAACTTATAGCTAGATATTAA
- the hisG gene encoding ATP phosphoribosyltransferase, whose translation MSELNLKIAMPKGRLFSQVLEVCSNTPLIGQDNNLSTLSRKLVQRVDETGNEFMLTKPVDVPAYVEHGAADLGFTGKDVIAEKERNIYEVFDLEIGKCSLVVAIPDKLKYENPEELPDNLRVATSYPNLTANYFNDLGIKVEVIQLGGSVELAPLVDLADIIVDITSTGTTLRKNNLKAIGTILDSSVRMIVNRMSYRTNSNLIDEIISGIKSNVGSN comes from the coding sequence ATGTCAGAACTGAACTTGAAAATAGCAATGCCTAAAGGGAGATTATTTTCTCAGGTACTTGAAGTCTGCAGTAATACTCCTTTAATAGGCCAGGATAATAATTTATCTACACTTTCGAGAAAGTTAGTTCAAAGGGTTGATGAGACAGGCAATGAGTTTATGTTAACAAAACCAGTTGATGTTCCCGCTTATGTTGAGCATGGAGCGGCAGACCTTGGTTTTACAGGTAAAGATGTAATTGCAGAAAAAGAAAGAAATATATATGAAGTTTTTGATCTAGAAATAGGAAAATGCAGTCTGGTGGTTGCGATTCCAGATAAATTGAAGTATGAAAATCCAGAAGAATTACCTGATAATTTGAGGGTTGCAACTTCTTATCCAAATTTAACAGCCAATTATTTTAATGATTTAGGAATTAAGGTTGAAGTGATTCAGTTAGGTGGTTCAGTTGAACTGGCTCCATTAGTTGATCTGGCAGATATTATTGTTGATATTACATCTACTGGAACTACTTTAAGAAAGAATAATTTAAAAGCTATTGGCACTATTTTAGATTCATCAGTACGAATGATTGTTAATAGAATGAGTTATAGAACTAATTCTAATCTGATTGATGAAATAATAAGTGGAATTAAATCAAATGTTGGGAGTAATTAA
- the hisF gene encoding imidazole glycerol phosphate synthase subunit HisF: MLTKRLIPCLDVKDGRVVKGEKFVDLKDQGDPVEMAKDYNKSGADELVFLDITATKENRETIKNLAIEVSETLFIPFTVGGGIKSIADFKDLIQAGADKVAINSAAVRDPDLITRAAKEFGSQAVVVAIDARKRESGDGWEVLISGGSEETGLDLIEWAKEAEKLGAGEILLTSIDADGTKAGYDLEQLKAVSDVIGIPLIASGGAGSPEDLYDALTDGEADAVLAASIWHQDIYPIRDCKKYLLDKGLPIRPVWEDD, from the coding sequence ATGTTAACTAAAAGATTAATACCCTGCCTGGATGTTAAGGATGGAAGGGTTGTTAAAGGAGAGAAGTTCGTTGATTTAAAAGATCAGGGTGATCCAGTGGAGATGGCTAAAGATTATAATAAATCTGGTGCTGATGAGCTGGTCTTCTTAGATATTACTGCTACTAAAGAAAATAGGGAAACTATTAAGAATTTAGCTATTGAAGTTTCAGAAACCCTTTTTATACCCTTTACAGTTGGTGGGGGTATCAAATCAATTGCTGATTTTAAAGATTTAATTCAGGCCGGGGCTGATAAGGTGGCTATTAATTCAGCTGCTGTCAGAGATCCTGATCTGATTACTAGAGCTGCTAAAGAATTTGGCAGTCAGGCTGTGGTTGTTGCGATTGACGCAAGAAAGAGAGAGTCTGGTGATGGCTGGGAGGTCTTAATCAGTGGAGGCAGCGAAGAGACCGGGCTTGACCTGATAGAATGGGCTAAAGAGGCTGAAAAACTTGGAGCCGGCGAGATTTTATTAACCAGTATTGATGCTGATGGGACTAAAGCTGGCTATGATTTAGAACAGTTAAAGGCTGTTAGTGATGTTATAGGGATTCCTCTGATAGCTTCTGGTGGTGCCGGTTCTCCCGAGGATTTATATGATGCCCTGACGGATGGGGAGGCTGATGCGGTTTTAGCCGCTTCCATCTGGCATCAGGATATATATCCAATCAGAGACTGTAAAAAATATCTTTTAGATAAAGGCCTTCCGATTAGACCAGTCTGGGAGGATGATTAA
- a CDS encoding ATP phosphoribosyltransferase regulatory subunit: MELKFNGLPEGMAFYMPEKARSLDLLKNTGQNILESFGYEPLYVPALLPYSLVCSGVEKEKVKNYYKLIDYQGDILVLRPEMTSAIASLVAREQDNITFPARFYYYSSVYRHETTQSGKDREIYQLGAERFGGSEDADIEILLLIQKIIEAAGLDDFQVEVGNISFLEEVFVSLDLEQNLVKKLKVKLASRDLVGYRNICLELEKDKKDKLLKLLELRGGPEIFAKAEKIIGSNNKSLEHLKKIYSSLKLINMAERINFDLTLMRNLDYYTGIVFEVMSPNLGYNICGGGRYDKLLSRFGVESIPAVGFAIGMERLRLAVNGGQSLDRSSKIKIYLEDVNDLDKSFELIDELQDKGFETLIEYENLKVDNIDADEIIIKIDDIFAVFIEKEERNFERIAEVLEYVRTELENSNA, translated from the coding sequence ATGGAACTTAAATTTAATGGTTTACCTGAAGGTATGGCTTTTTATATGCCTGAGAAAGCAAGGTCTTTAGATTTATTAAAAAATACTGGCCAGAATATACTTGAAAGTTTTGGTTATGAGCCTTTGTATGTACCGGCTTTATTGCCTTATTCCCTTGTCTGTTCAGGTGTTGAAAAAGAAAAAGTTAAGAATTATTATAAATTAATCGATTATCAGGGAGATATTTTAGTATTAAGGCCAGAGATGACCTCTGCGATTGCCAGTTTAGTAGCTAGAGAGCAGGATAATATTACATTTCCAGCTAGATTTTATTATTATTCCTCTGTATATCGTCATGAGACTACCCAGAGTGGTAAGGATAGAGAGATTTATCAGCTAGGTGCAGAGAGATTTGGTGGTAGCGAAGATGCTGATATAGAAATACTATTACTTATTCAGAAAATAATTGAAGCTGCTGGTTTAGATGATTTTCAGGTGGAAGTAGGAAATATAAGTTTTTTAGAAGAAGTATTTGTAAGTTTAGATTTAGAGCAAAATTTAGTTAAAAAATTAAAAGTTAAGTTAGCCAGTAGAGATTTAGTAGGTTATAGAAATATATGCCTTGAACTTGAAAAAGATAAGAAGGATAAACTATTGAAATTGCTGGAATTAAGAGGTGGTCCAGAAATATTTGCTAAAGCAGAGAAAATTATAGGTAGCAATAATAAGTCATTAGAACATTTAAAGAAAATTTATAGCAGCTTAAAATTAATAAATATGGCTGAAAGAATAAATTTTGATTTAACTTTAATGAGAAATCTGGATTATTATACAGGGATTGTTTTTGAAGTAATGTCTCCGAATTTAGGTTACAATATCTGTGGCGGAGGGCGTTATGATAAGTTATTATCCAGATTTGGTGTAGAGAGCATTCCTGCAGTAGGTTTTGCTATCGGAATGGAAAGGTTAAGGCTTGCTGTAAATGGTGGGCAGAGTTTAGATAGAAGCAGTAAGATAAAAATTTATCTTGAAGATGTAAATGATTTAGATAAGTCCTTTGAGCTTATTGATGAACTCCAGGATAAAGGTTTTGAAACATTGATAGAATATGAAAACCTTAAAGTTGATAATATCGATGCAGATGAAATAATAATTAAAATTGATGATATCTTTGCTGTATTTATTGAAAAAGAGGAAAGAAATTTTGAGAGGATTGCTGAGGTGTTAGAATATGTCAGAACTGAACTTGAAAATAGCAATGCCTAA